One segment of Phragmites australis chromosome 13, lpPhrAust1.1, whole genome shotgun sequence DNA contains the following:
- the LOC133888984 gene encoding BIIDXI-like protein At5g11420: MRRESAMTKSTRCMALLLLVSVVTRGVFAVNDGMLPNGNFEQGPNEHELHGTRVMGQYAIPYWEISGFVEYIGSGHTQEDMILPVPEGAWAVRLGNDATIRQQLCVTRHAYYSITFTAARSCAHAEELNVSVTPDFGILPIQTVYTSSGWDSYSWAFKAKHSTVWLSIHNPGHEENPACGPLIDFIGIKTLHPPHHTTGNMLRNGDFEEGPYIFPDVPWGVLVPPMSEDLYSPLPGWMVMSDTKVVKYVDAAHHAVPHGTRAVELVAGRECALLQEVATAPGRSYRLSFSVGDAGNGCEGYLAVDVYAARATLKVPYESHGTGGHKRAELVFEAITNQTRVVFHSSNHHMKSDASLCGPVIDDVSLVAVHK; this comes from the exons ATGAGAAGGGAGTCGGCAATGACGAAGAGCACGCGTTGCATGGCTCTACTGTTGCTCGTTAGCGTGGTTACTCGAGGTGTTTTCGCCGTCAACGATG GCATGTTACCAAATGGCAACTTCGAGCAAGGGCCGAATGAGCACGAGCTGCACGGCACAAGGGTGATGGGCCAGTACGCCATACCCTACTGGGAGATTTCAGGGTTCGTGGAGTACATCGGGTCCGGTCATACGCAGGAAGACATGATCCTGCCGGTGCCGGAAGGCGCGTGGGCCGTGCGTCTGGGCAACGACGCAACCATCCGGCAGCAGCTATGCGTGACCCGGCACGCGTACTACTCCATCACCTTCACTGCCGCGCGGTCATGCGCCCATGCCGAGGAGCTGAACGTGTCGGTCACCCCGGATTTCGGCATTCTCCCCATCCAGACCGTGTACACCAGCAGCGGCTGGGACTCCTACTCCTGGGCGTTCAAGGCCAAGCATAGCACCGTGTGGCTCTCCATCCACAACCCCGGCCACGAGGAGAACCCGGCGTGCGGCCCCCTCATCGACTTCATCGGCATCAAGACCCTCCACCCTCCCCATCACACCACGG GTAATATGTTGAGGAATGGGGACTTCGAGGAGGGGCCGTACATCTTCCCGGACGTGCCGTGGGGCGTCCTAGTGCCGCCGATGTCGGAAGACCTGTACTCGCCGCTGCCAGGGTGGATGGTCATGTCGGACACGAAGGTCGTCAAGTACGTGGACGCGGCGCACCACGCGGTGCCCCACGGCACGCGCGCCGTGGAGCTAGTGGCCGGCAGGGAGTGTGCGCTACTGCAGGAGGTGGCCACCGCGCCCGGGCGCTCGTACAGGCTCTCGTTCTCCGTCGGGGACGCGGGCAACGGGTGTGAGGGGTACCTGGCCGTGGACGTGTACGCGGCGCGGGCGACGCTGAAGGTGCCGTACGAGTCCCACGGCACGGGCGGGCACAAGCGAGCCGAACTCGTGTTCGAGGCGATCACGAACCAGACGCGCGTGGTGTTCCACAGCTCGAACCACCACATGAAGTCCGACGCGTCGCTCTGCGGCCCCGTCATCGACGACGTCTCGCTCGTCGCCGTGCACAAGTAG
- the LOC133887699 gene encoding BIIDXI-like protein At5g11420, which produces MADGTSSRCIALLLLLAMAARADSVVTDGLLPNGNFEEGPSKSELNGTMVTGRYSIPNWEISGFVEYIESGKTQEGMILAVPEGARAVRLGNDGTIRQRLSVTRKTYYSITFSAARTCAQAERLNVSAAPESGILPIQTLYTSSGWDSYSYAFKARHSTVWFTIHNPGVEEDPACGPLIDSVAIKTLHRPHRVKGNMLKNGDFEEGPYIFPNSPWGVLVPPMDEDVVSPLPGWMIMSDTKAVKYVDATHFAVPHGSYAVELVAGTECALVQEVSTLTDRTYKLSFSVGDAANGCNQPLVVKAYAARSSLEVTYVSQGMGGSKRAELEFAAVSNLTRVVFQSMNHYMKPDGTLCGPVVDDISLVSVHKHAARRLFM; this is translated from the exons atggcgGATGGCACAAGCTCCCGTTGCATTGCGCTGCTCTTGCTCCTTGCAATGGCGGCTCGAGCGGATTCGGTCGTCACCGACG GCCTACTACCAAATGGCAACTTTGAGGAAGGGCCGAGCAAGTCCGAGCTTAACGGCACGATGGTGACGGGTCGCTACTCCATACCGAACTGGGAGATCTCAGGGTTCGTGGAGTACATCGAGTCCGGGAAGACGCAGGAGGGCATGATCCTAGCGGTGCCCGAGGGCGCGCGGGCCGTGCGGCTGGGCAACGACGGGACCATCCGGCAGCGGCTAAGCGTGACCCGGAAGACGTACTACTCCATCACCTTCAGCGCGGCGCGCACCTGCGCCCAGGCCGAGAGGCTGAACGTGTCGGCTGCCCCGGAGTCCGGCATCCTCCCCATCCAGACCCTGTACACCAGCAGCGGCTGGGACTCCTACTCCTATGCCTTCAAAGCCAGGCATAGCACCGTGTGGTTCACCATCCACAAccccggcgtcgaggaggacccGGCGTGCGGCCCCCTGATCGACTCCGTTGCCATCAAGACCCTCCACCGTCCCCATCGCGTCAAGG GTAATATGCTGAAAAACGGAGACTTTGAGGAGGGCCCGTACATCTTCCCGAACTCCCCGTGGGGCGTGCTGGTGCCGCCGATGGACGAGGACGTCGTGTCTCCGCTGCCGGGGTGGATGATCATGTCGGACACGAAGGCCGTCAAGTACGTGGACGCGACGCACTTCGCGGTGCCGCACGGCTCCTACGCCGTGGAGCTGGTGGCCGGCACGGAGTGCGCGCTAGTGCAGGAGGTGAGCACACTGACCGATCGGACGTACAAGCTGTCCTTCTCCGTCGGGGACGCGGCCAACGGGTGCAACCAGCCCCTGGTCGTGAAGGCGTACGCGGCGCGGTCGAGCCTGGAGGTGACGTACGTGTCCCAGGGCATGGGCGGGAGCAAGCGCGCCGAGCTCGAGTTCGCGGCGGTCTCGAACCTCACGCGCGTGGTGTTCCAGAGCATGAACCACTACATGAAGCCCGACGGGACGCTCTGCGGGCCGGTCGTGGACGACATCTCTCTCGTCAGCGTGCACAAGCACGCGGCTCGCCGGTTGTTCATGTAG
- the LOC133888875 gene encoding BIIDXI-like protein At5g11420 gives MPRREPATARSTRCVVLFLLAGVAARAVFAVNDGLLPNGHFEQGPDKSQLNGTRVMGRDSIPNWEISGFVEYIESGQKQDDMILPVPEGERAVRLGNDATIRQQLSVTRHTYYSITFGAARTCAQAEKLNVSVTPEFGVLPIQTVYTSSGWDSYSWAFKAKHSTVWLSIHNPGHEDDPACGPLIDSVAIKALRPPHQIKYSMLRNGDFENGPYIFPNTPWGVLVPPILEDEHSPLPGWTIMSDTKVVKYVDAAHHAVPKGAGAVELVAGRECALVQEVSTEPQRSYRLSFSVGDAANGCEGYLAVDAYAARATLKVTYESHGTGGHKRAELVFEAVAEQTRVVFHSSNHHMKSDATLCGPIIDDISLVPVHAARRLRM, from the exons ATGCCGAGAAGGGAGCCCGCGACGGCGAGGAGCACACGTTGCGTGGTGCTTTTCCTGCTCGCCGGCGTGGCTGCTCGAGCAGTTTTTGCCGTCAACGATG GCCTGCTACCAAATGGCCACTTTGAGCAAGGACCAGACAAATCCCAGCTGAACGGCACCAGGGTGATGGGTCGCGACTCCATACCGAACTGGGAGATTTCAGGGTTCGTGGAGTACATCGAGTCCGGCCAGAAGCAGGACGACATGATCCTGCCGGTGCCGGAAGGCGAGCGGGCCGTGCGACTGGGCAACGACGCTACTATCCGGCAGCAGCTAAGCGTGACCCGGCACACATACTACTCCATCACCTTCGGCGCGGCGCGCACCTGCGCCCAGGCTGAGAAGCTCAACGTGTCGGTCACCCCGGAGTTCGGTGTTCTCCCCATCCAGACGGTGTACACCAGCAGCGGCTGGGACTCTTACTCCTGGGCCTTCAAGGCCAAGCATAGCACCGTATGGCTCTCCATCCACAACCCTGGCCACGAGGACGACCCGGCGTGCGGCCCCCTCATCGACAGCGTCGCCATCAAGGCTCTCCGCCCTCCCCATCAAATCAAGT ACAGCATGTTGAGGAACGGAGACTTCGAGAACGGCCCATACATCTTCCCGAACACGCCGTGGGGTGTGCTGGTGCCGCCGATCTTGGAGGACGAGCACTCGCCGCTGCCGGGGTGGACGATCATGTCGGACACGAAGGTCGTCAAGTACGTGGACGCGGCACACCACGCGGTGCCGAAGGGCGCGGGCGCCGTGGAGCTGGTGGCCGGCAGGGAGTGCGCGCTGGTGCAGGAGGTGAGCACCGAGCCCCAGCGGTCATACAGGCTGTCGTTCTCCGTCGGGGACGCGGCCAATGGATGTGAGGGGTACCTGGCCGTGGACGCGTACGCGGCGCGGGCGACGCTGAAGGTGACGTACGAGTCCCACGGCACGGGCGGGCACAAGCGCGCCGAACTCGTGTTCGAGGCGGTTGCGGAACAGACGCGCGTGGTGTTCCACAGCTCGAACCACCACATGAAGTCCGACGCTACGCTCTGTGGCCCCATCATCGATGACATCTCGCTCGTCCCAGTGCACGCTGCCCGCCGGCTGCGTATGTAG
- the LOC133887698 gene encoding BIIDXI-like protein At5g11420 yields the protein MRRRRGEMVQNTGPAALLLLVCLAARAASAIQDGLLPNGNFEEAPDRSQLNSTRVMGRYAIPHWEISGFVEYIGSGQKQGDMLLPVPEGAYAVRLGNEAAIQQRLAVTRGTQYSITFSVARTCAQAEELNVTVAPDSDVLPVQTVYSSSGWDSYSWAFKAERSAVTLIVHNPGVTEDPACGPLLDSFAIKTLQPPQRTENNLLKNGDFEEGPYIFPNTSWGVLVPPLDEDDYSPLSPWMVLSSTKSVKYADAAHYAVPHGTHAVELVSGMETALVQEVSTVPGWPYRLEFSAGDAGDGCVGSMSIQAYAARASVKVPYQSQGKGGYKRGVLDFTAIANQTRVVFVSMSYTMKHDGTLCGPVIDDASLVCTRNHASRRLFL from the exons ATGAGACGAAGGCGAGGGGAGATGGTGCAGAACACCGGTCCTGCTGCGCTGCTCTTGCTCGTCTGCTTGGCTGCTCGAGCGGCTTCGGCCATCCAGGATG GCCTGCTGCCGAATGGTAACTTCGAGGAGGCGCCGGACAGGTCGCAGCTCAACAGCACGAGGGTGATGGGGCGCTACGCGATACCGCACTGGGAGATCTCCGGGTTCGTGGAGTACATCGGGTCGGGCCAGAAGCAGGGGGACATGCTCCTGCCGGTGCCGGAGGGCGCGTACGCCGTGCGGCTGGGCAACGAGGCCGCCATCCAGCAGCGGCTCGCCGTGACGCGGGGCACGCAGTACTCCATCACATTCAGCGTGGCGCGCACCTGCGCCCAGGCCGAGGAGCTGAACGTGACGGTCGCCCCCGACTCCGACGTGCTCCCCGTCCAGACGGTTTACTCCAGCAGCGGCTGGGACTCCTACTCCTGGGCCTTCAAGGCCGAGCGGAGCGCCGTGACGCTCATCGTCCATAACCCCGGTGTCACTGAGGATCCAGCATGCGGCCCGCTCCTCGACTCGTTTGCCATCAAGACTCTGCAGCCTCCTCAGCGAACCGAGA ATAACTTGCTGAAGAATGGGGACTTCGAGGAGGGGCCGTACATTTTCCCCAACACATCGTGGGGTGTGCTGGTGCCGCCTCTGGACGAGGACGACTACTCGCCGCTGTCCCCATGGATGGTCCTTTCGTCAACCAAGTCCGTCAAGTACGCGGACGCGGCGCACTACGCTGTGCCTCACGGTACCCACGCCGTGGAGCTGGTGTCCGGCATGGAGACCGCGCTGGTGCAGGAGGTGAGCACCGTGCCCGGGTGGCCGTACAGGCTCGAGTTCTCGGCCGGGGACGCCGGCGACGGATGCGTAGGGTCCATGTCAATCCAGGCGTACGCGGCACGCGCGAGCGTGAAGGTGCCGTACCAGTCCCAGGGCAAGGGCGGGTACAAGCGCGGCGTGCTCGACTTCACGGCGATCGCGAACCAGACGCGGGTGGTGTTCGTCAGCATGTCCTACACCATGAAGCACGACGGCACGCTCTGTGGGCCCGTCATCGACGACGCCTCGCTCGTCTGCACGCGCAACCATGCATCTCGCCGGTTGTTTCTGTGA